The Phycisphaeraceae bacterium genome has a window encoding:
- a CDS encoding FAD-binding protein: MSDLHLAVLPASADIGDPHDRALAAALRARIEGEVRFGRHDRLLYATDASIFQVEPMGVVLPRSLDDLRAVVRFAAERGLVILPRGGGTSLAGQAVNRALVIDCSKFLRSVTRIDAEARRVTVEPGAVLDDLNRALAPHGLVFGPDVATSGHATLGGMIGNNSAGARSILYGRTVEHVIALRAMLADGSEHVFEEGAGERDPIIRDLTARVAAIVQRVREPVRARYPKIVRRVNGYNLDLILDQIERSTPGTLDRVNLAHLLCGSEGTLAVTMEATLNAVPLPARRGLAIVAFDSVDAALAMLAPVLATKPSAVELLDDVVIEMARANTGCRGYVDLLPRAAAGRTDAVLYVEYSVDADAALSERFAALRAGVGDAGMQVYTDPAAMMDAWTLRRSGEPLLHAIPGNRKPVSFIEDTAVDPARLAAFVHEFRAIVARHGTRAAYYAHASVGCLHIRPLIDLHEADDLDRMEAIAREVTDLVVRFGGALSGEHGDGRARSHLLERFYGPEIIAAFRDIKRLFDPGNRLNPGNIVDPSPHALREHLRVSPLGGALRVPDGPTFFHYEHGLREAVEQCNGAGLCRRTRGGTMCPSYRASLDERHSTRGRGNALRLAITGQAGKRETQRAAEGHGEEKERGQKAEVRGQRSDIRRPAPRSADGSFLDPQPSPSLGASAAVSPVSAWDDAETLATLDLCLSCKACKHECPSNVDIAKLKAEYLGQRFAAGARVPLATRLIGRVRALNRIGSALYPLTNLLTRFPPTAWLIRRAMNIDARRSLPRFGPSLLTWRTKRERAIAPDLSGGEKVKEAPALVLLPDCFTCFNEPHIGRAAIRVLEHLGYRVMLPNFGGGPAGCCGRSLMSVGMMREAVDACRATAAAMLDLVQRERPVAIVAVEPSCLSAIKDDWLDLTLGLARDRLRELADRAWLVEEFIAARWDEHPRDRRSDISHPRGEDAARAVVAMHQHCHHKAVLGPSALPSLLRRLLGPERVRVLDSGCCGLAGGFGYAPHRFDLSMAIGEQSLLPAVREAGEESAVILANGTSCRHQIRDGAGMHPEHPIEWLARLLNVGT; this comes from the coding sequence ATGTCCGACCTGCACCTCGCCGTCCTGCCCGCTTCCGCTGACATTGGCGATCCGCACGACCGCGCGCTGGCGGCGGCGCTTCGCGCCCGCATCGAGGGCGAGGTTCGTTTCGGGCGGCACGATCGGCTGCTCTACGCCACCGACGCGAGCATCTTCCAGGTCGAGCCGATGGGCGTGGTGCTGCCGCGCTCGCTGGATGATCTGCGGGCCGTGGTGCGGTTCGCCGCGGAGCGGGGGCTGGTGATTCTGCCGCGCGGCGGGGGCACGTCGCTCGCGGGGCAGGCGGTCAACCGCGCGCTGGTGATCGACTGCTCGAAGTTCCTGCGGAGCGTGACGCGGATTGATGCGGAGGCGCGCCGCGTCACGGTCGAGCCGGGCGCGGTGCTGGATGATCTCAACCGCGCGCTGGCGCCGCACGGACTGGTGTTCGGGCCGGATGTCGCCACGTCCGGCCACGCCACGCTGGGCGGGATGATCGGCAACAACTCGGCGGGGGCGCGATCGATTCTGTACGGCCGCACCGTGGAGCACGTGATCGCCCTGCGGGCCATGCTGGCCGACGGCTCGGAGCACGTGTTCGAGGAAGGCGCGGGCGAGCGCGACCCGATCATCCGCGACCTGACGGCGCGCGTGGCGGCGATCGTGCAGCGCGTGCGCGAGCCGGTCCGCGCCCGGTACCCGAAGATCGTCCGCCGCGTCAACGGCTACAACCTCGACCTGATCCTCGATCAGATCGAGCGCTCGACGCCGGGCACGCTGGATCGCGTGAACCTGGCGCACCTGCTGTGCGGGTCGGAAGGCACGCTGGCGGTGACGATGGAGGCCACGCTCAACGCCGTGCCGCTGCCGGCCAGGCGCGGGCTGGCGATCGTGGCGTTCGACAGCGTGGACGCCGCGCTGGCGATGCTCGCGCCGGTGCTGGCGACGAAGCCCTCGGCCGTGGAACTGCTCGATGATGTGGTGATCGAGATGGCGCGGGCCAACACCGGGTGCCGCGGGTACGTGGACCTGCTGCCAAGGGCCGCCGCGGGCCGCACGGACGCGGTGCTGTACGTGGAGTATTCCGTCGATGCGGACGCCGCGCTGAGCGAGCGCTTCGCCGCCCTGCGCGCCGGCGTGGGCGATGCGGGAATGCAGGTCTACACCGACCCCGCCGCGATGATGGATGCGTGGACCCTGCGCCGGAGCGGCGAGCCGCTGCTGCACGCGATTCCCGGGAATCGCAAGCCGGTGAGTTTCATCGAGGACACCGCGGTCGATCCCGCGCGGCTGGCGGCGTTCGTGCACGAGTTCCGCGCCATCGTGGCCCGGCACGGCACGCGGGCGGCGTACTACGCCCACGCCTCGGTCGGGTGTCTGCACATCCGCCCCCTCATCGACCTGCACGAGGCGGACGACCTCGACCGGATGGAGGCGATCGCGCGCGAGGTGACGGACCTTGTCGTGCGCTTCGGCGGCGCGCTCTCGGGCGAGCACGGCGACGGGCGGGCCAGGTCGCACCTGCTGGAGCGCTTCTACGGCCCCGAGATCATCGCCGCCTTCCGCGACATCAAGCGGCTCTTCGACCCCGGCAACCGTCTCAACCCGGGCAACATCGTCGATCCCTCGCCGCACGCCCTGCGGGAGCATCTGCGCGTCAGCCCGCTGGGCGGGGCGCTGCGCGTGCCGGACGGCCCGACGTTTTTCCACTACGAACACGGGCTGCGCGAGGCCGTGGAGCAGTGCAACGGCGCGGGGCTGTGCCGGCGAACGCGGGGAGGGACCATGTGCCCCTCGTACCGGGCGTCGCTGGATGAGCGGCATTCCACGCGCGGCCGCGGCAACGCCCTGCGGCTGGCGATCACGGGGCAGGCGGGGAAGCGTGAAACACAGAGGGCCGCGGAGGGCCACGGAGAGGAAAAGGAGAGAGGTCAGAAAGCGGAAGTCCGCGGTCAGCGGTCAGATATCCGAAGACCTGCTCCTCGGTCTGCTGATGGCTCATTCCTCGATCCTCAGCCCTCTCCTTCGCTCGGCGCCTCGGCGGCTGTGTCGCCCGTCTCGGCCTGGGACGACGCTGAAACGCTGGCCACGCTCGATCTCTGTCTCTCATGCAAGGCGTGCAAGCACGAGTGTCCGAGCAACGTGGACATCGCCAAGCTGAAGGCGGAGTACCTCGGCCAGCGATTCGCCGCGGGGGCGCGGGTGCCGCTGGCCACGCGACTGATCGGGCGGGTGCGCGCGCTCAACCGAATCGGTTCGGCGTTGTATCCGCTGACGAACCTGCTCACTCGATTCCCGCCGACGGCGTGGCTGATCCGGCGCGCGATGAACATTGATGCGCGGCGGTCGCTGCCGAGGTTCGGACCGTCGCTGCTGACGTGGCGGACGAAGCGGGAGAGAGCCATTGCTCCAGACCTCTCCGGGGGGGAGAAGGTGAAGGAGGCGCCGGCGTTGGTGCTGCTGCCCGACTGCTTCACCTGTTTCAACGAGCCGCACATCGGCCGGGCGGCGATCCGCGTGCTGGAGCACCTGGGCTACCGCGTGATGCTGCCGAACTTCGGAGGCGGCCCAGCCGGCTGCTGCGGACGATCGCTCATGTCGGTCGGCATGATGCGGGAAGCCGTCGATGCCTGCCGCGCCACGGCGGCGGCGATGCTTGATCTCGTTCAGCGCGAGCGGCCCGTCGCCATCGTCGCCGTCGAGCCGAGCTGCCTCTCCGCGATCAAGGATGACTGGCTCGATCTGACGCTCGGGCTGGCCCGCGATCGTCTGCGCGAGCTGGCCGACCGCGCCTGGCTGGTGGAGGAGTTCATCGCCGCCCGGTGGGATGAACATCCGCGGGACCGGCGTTCGGACATCTCACATCCCCGGGGTGAGGACGCCGCGCGCGCCGTCGTCGCGATGCATCAGCACTGCCATCACAAGGCCGTCCTCGGCCCAAGCGCCCTGCCGTCGCTGCTCCGCCGCCTGCTGGGGCCGGAGCGTGTGCGGGTGCTCGATTCGGGCTGCTGCGGCCTGGCCGGCGGCTTCGGCTATGCCCCGCATCGCTTCGACCTGTCGATGGCGATCGGGGAGCAGTCGCTGCTGCCAGCTGTGCGCGAGGCGGGTGAAGAGTCCGCCGTCATCCTGGCCAATGGCACGAGCTGCCGCCATCAGATCCGCGACGGCGCGGGAATGCACCCGGAGCATCCAATCGAGTGGCTGGCCCGCCTGCTGAACGTGGGAACGTGA
- a CDS encoding transglutaminase family protein yields the protein MLGAFMHRRRVCWPLIAAAVLCGWILAPSLRADTWKVIEESWYIVEIDGQKAGWSAEIVEDDGRCYRTTVNQKLTISRGPNQTNTLELTTTYVETHRGDPVSASSRRLLSAEPESVTWTFEDGRVRERSERGGRVVERTLPRPEGSWLMPRAASVLIESRRAGGAASIRCRTLDCTGELRVAAIDMTRGGQAAFDHGGRSLAVTIWTVRELGADDRVMRTYESWIAEDGVLVRTIETAGSMRFIARLSTREEAQRDWGGGPELLARTFVRPSQRIRAPHRTTSATYRLRVKEGPPPELPTIASQRVTSQEDGSLLLTITPGDPVRQAPEEDAPNGGAPDPKYLAATPLIDCDDPVITDMAARLIGAIEHAGDRAEALRLGVHRHLRAGGLASAFASASEAARGGAGDCSEHAVLLAALLRARGVPARVAMGLVYAESFAGQRHIFAWHMWTQAWVDGRWIDLDATIDRPFSAAHILVATSALNDGVLGDEFTRLLALMGNLEVEVVEVGYERADAK from the coding sequence ATGCTCGGGGCCTTCATGCATCGACGCCGCGTCTGCTGGCCGCTCATCGCGGCGGCGGTCCTTTGCGGCTGGATCCTGGCCCCATCGCTGCGGGCCGACACCTGGAAGGTCATCGAGGAGTCGTGGTACATCGTCGAGATCGACGGTCAGAAGGCCGGCTGGTCCGCCGAGATCGTCGAGGACGACGGCCGCTGCTACCGCACGACGGTCAACCAGAAGCTCACCATCTCGCGCGGGCCGAACCAGACCAACACGCTGGAACTGACCACCACGTACGTGGAGACGCATCGCGGCGATCCCGTCTCCGCCTCGTCTCGTCGCCTGCTCTCCGCCGAGCCGGAGTCCGTCACGTGGACATTCGAGGACGGTCGGGTGCGCGAGCGCAGCGAGCGCGGCGGTCGCGTCGTCGAGCGCACGCTCCCCCGGCCCGAGGGGTCGTGGCTCATGCCCCGCGCGGCAAGCGTGCTCATCGAGTCGCGGCGGGCCGGCGGCGCGGCATCCATCCGCTGCCGAACGCTCGACTGCACCGGCGAGCTGCGCGTCGCCGCCATCGACATGACGCGCGGCGGCCAGGCCGCCTTTGATCACGGCGGCAGGTCGCTGGCCGTCACCATCTGGACGGTCCGTGAACTCGGCGCGGACGACCGCGTGATGCGCACATACGAGTCGTGGATCGCCGAGGACGGCGTGCTGGTGCGCACGATCGAAACCGCGGGGTCCATGCGTTTCATCGCGCGGCTCTCGACGCGCGAGGAGGCCCAGCGCGACTGGGGCGGCGGGCCCGAGCTGCTGGCCCGCACCTTCGTGCGCCCCAGCCAGCGAATCCGCGCTCCGCACCGCACCACCTCGGCTACGTATCGACTGCGCGTGAAGGAAGGCCCGCCGCCCGAGCTGCCCACGATCGCCTCGCAGCGCGTCACGTCGCAGGAGGACGGCTCGCTGCTTCTCACCATCACGCCCGGCGACCCCGTGCGCCAAGCGCCCGAAGAGGACGCGCCCAACGGCGGTGCACCCGATCCGAAGTACCTCGCCGCCACGCCGCTCATCGACTGCGACGACCCCGTCATTACCGACATGGCCGCGCGGCTCATCGGCGCCATCGAGCACGCCGGTGATCGCGCCGAAGCCCTGCGGCTGGGCGTCCATCGTCACCTGCGCGCCGGCGGGCTGGCGTCGGCCTTCGCGTCGGCTTCCGAGGCGGCGCGCGGGGGGGCGGGCGACTGCTCCGAGCACGCCGTGCTGCTGGCGGCGCTTCTGCGGGCCCGGGGCGTGCCCGCCCGCGTGGCCATGGGGCTGGTCTACGCCGAGTCCTTCGCGGGCCAGCGACACATCTTCGCCTGGCACATGTGGACGCAGGCGTGGGTGGACGGGCGGTGGATCGACCTCGACGCCACCATCGACCGCCCGTTCAGCGCGGCCCATATCCTCGTCGCCACCAGCGCGCTCAACGATGGCGTGCTGGGCGACGAGTTCACACGCCTGCTTGCCCTGATGGGCAATCTGGAGGTCGAAGTAGTCGAGGTGGGATACGAACGAGCGGATGCGAAGTAA
- a CDS encoding NAD(P)H-hydrate dehydratase: MDGHKGTFGTVAVLGGQAAMPRLMLGGPALSALAALRGGAGLAVLAVPQTILAEALTVAPSATGLGLPVDDLGRLKPSSVASLLDEYLHSFACLAVGPGLGASEPQQQIVIRLAAQEDVPLVLDADALNALAATPDFRGDFRCQAILTPHVGEFRRLAAALGLERDPGDAAQRADAAGELARRLGCVVVLKGPGTVVSDGLRTWVNTTGNVALATAGTGDVLTGLVASFVAQFHKPHLGVGARQITPEHQGGLGLFDCARLAVHVHGLAADRWAAKHGDAGLLAADLLEHLPDVLREMRA; the protein is encoded by the coding sequence GTGGACGGGCACAAGGGCACCTTCGGCACGGTGGCCGTGCTGGGTGGGCAGGCCGCCATGCCGCGCCTGATGCTGGGCGGCCCGGCGCTGTCGGCCTTGGCCGCCCTGCGCGGCGGGGCGGGGCTGGCGGTGCTGGCGGTGCCGCAGACGATTCTCGCCGAGGCCCTCACCGTCGCGCCCAGCGCCACGGGTCTGGGTCTGCCCGTGGATGATCTGGGCCGACTGAAGCCATCATCGGTGGCGTCGCTGCTGGACGAGTATCTGCATTCCTTCGCGTGTCTGGCGGTGGGGCCGGGGCTGGGGGCGAGTGAGCCGCAGCAGCAGATCGTGATCCGGCTGGCGGCGCAGGAGGATGTGCCGCTGGTGTTGGATGCCGATGCCCTCAACGCACTGGCGGCGACGCCTGACTTCCGCGGCGACTTCCGGTGTCAGGCGATCCTGACGCCGCACGTCGGCGAGTTCCGGCGTCTGGCCGCCGCGCTGGGTCTGGAGCGCGACCCGGGAGATGCCGCTCAGCGCGCCGACGCCGCCGGCGAACTGGCCCGGCGGCTGGGCTGCGTGGTCGTCCTCAAGGGGCCCGGCACGGTCGTGTCGGACGGCCTTCGCACGTGGGTGAACACAACCGGCAACGTGGCGCTGGCCACGGCGGGCACGGGCGATGTCCTCACCGGCCTCGTCGCGTCCTTCGTGGCGCAGTTTCACAAGCCGCACCTGGGCGTGGGGGCGAGACAGATCACGCCCGAGCATCAGGGCGGGCTGGGACTGTTCGACTGCGCCCGGCTGGCGGTGCACGTCCACGGACTGGCCGCCGACCGCTGGGCGGCGAAGCACGGCGACGCCGGTCTGCTCGCCGCCGACCTGCTGGAGCATCTGCCGGATGTGCTGCGTGAGATGCGGGCGTGA
- a CDS encoding helix-turn-helix transcriptional regulator: MRVERELMRGAGPVAVLKLLEQRAMYGYELIEQLDSQTQGVLAMGQSTLYPLLYNLEAKRLIAGSWREADSGRPRKYYALTAKGKKHLAGETRQWRQVAQAMTSLGVLTGTMEPGTVRSAAAAVPA, encoded by the coding sequence ATGCGGGTCGAACGGGAACTGATGCGAGGCGCCGGGCCGGTCGCCGTGCTCAAGCTGCTGGAGCAGCGGGCCATGTACGGCTACGAACTCATCGAGCAGCTCGATTCGCAGACGCAGGGCGTGCTGGCGATGGGCCAGTCCACGCTGTATCCCCTGCTCTACAACCTCGAGGCCAAGCGGCTGATCGCCGGCTCGTGGCGCGAGGCGGACTCGGGCCGCCCGCGCAAGTACTACGCCCTGACCGCCAAGGGAAAGAAACACCTGGCGGGTGAGACGCGGCAGTGGCGACAGGTGGCGCAGGCCATGACATCCCTGGGCGTACTGACCGGGACGATGGAGCCCGGCACGGTGCGGTCCGCGGCAGCGGCGGTGCCAGCGTGA
- a CDS encoding RecX family transcriptional regulator produces MTRSTEGRRRTRSTKRDPSAPGPDAPVIEAIVPDARDPNRRRVRAGGRVVVTLTADAVDVLNLRVGQPWSNDLRARVAERTLFDNAWRSVLRMLSHRALTRAEVAARLTRRNLPPDIVERVLADLTAHGWLDDEQVARDAASSLTARRPMARTALSAHLAARGIDAEVAERAVRDAVAAGQERHSAIEFARARRRGLSRLTPLARMRRVAAALARRGFDEDTIAIALREAGLEVDSVTDEAPRR; encoded by the coding sequence ATGACGCGGTCCACTGAAGGCAGGCGACGCACGCGATCGACGAAACGCGATCCGTCCGCTCCCGGGCCCGACGCGCCTGTCATTGAGGCCATCGTGCCCGACGCCCGCGACCCCAATCGCCGCCGCGTTCGAGCGGGCGGGCGAGTGGTTGTCACGCTCACGGCGGACGCGGTGGACGTTCTGAATCTGCGGGTTGGACAACCCTGGAGCAACGATCTTCGAGCACGAGTCGCCGAGCGAACACTCTTTGACAACGCCTGGCGCAGCGTGCTTCGGATGCTGAGCCATCGCGCTCTGACGCGAGCGGAAGTGGCGGCTCGGCTGACTCGTCGGAATCTCCCGCCGGACATCGTCGAACGGGTGCTCGCGGACCTGACCGCTCACGGCTGGCTGGATGACGAGCAGGTCGCCCGCGACGCCGCCTCCTCGCTCACCGCGCGCCGACCGATGGCGCGGACCGCCCTGTCGGCGCACCTGGCGGCCCGTGGAATCGACGCGGAAGTCGCCGAGCGAGCGGTCCGCGACGCCGTCGCCGCCGGACAGGAGCGGCACTCCGCCATCGAGTTCGCCCGCGCCAGGCGACGCGGTCTTTCACGGCTGACGCCGCTCGCTCGAATGCGCCGGGTCGCCGCTGCACTGGCCCGTCGTGGATTCGATGAAGACACCATCGCCATCGCCCTGCGCGAGGCGGGGCTTGAGGTCGACTCCGTCACCGACGAGGCGCCACGGCGCTGA
- a CDS encoding tetratricopeptide repeat protein, which translates to MVDRLTELRAMLADEPDDVFLLYAIAQEHARQHDYPQAVAFYDRVIEVDPAHGYAYYHKARSQQARGDVSGARDTILAGLSQMRLSGDAHAAGELEALLDELAE; encoded by the coding sequence GTGGTCGATCGACTCACCGAACTCCGAGCCATGCTGGCGGACGAGCCGGATGACGTGTTTCTGCTCTACGCGATCGCACAGGAGCACGCCAGACAACACGACTACCCGCAGGCGGTGGCGTTCTACGACCGGGTGATCGAGGTCGATCCCGCACATGGGTACGCCTACTACCACAAGGCGCGCAGTCAGCAGGCCCGCGGCGATGTGAGCGGCGCCCGCGACACGATTCTCGCCGGGCTTTCGCAGATGCGGCTGTCAGGCGACGCCCATGCCGCAGGCGAGCTGGAAGCGCTTCTGGATGAACTGGCGGAGTGA
- a CDS encoding phosphoribosylaminoimidazolesuccinocarboxamide synthase → MTSANAVYQTNLPLPNRRQGKVRDIYALPPSGGKPGRVVIVATDRISAFDVVLPTPVPGKGKLLTEISVHWFEFIRKLGLVGDHLISTDPADLPDLSPVDRELLEGRVMIGRAAKVIPIECVARGYITGSGWTEYQQTGKVCGIELPKNLRECEQLPQPIFTPATKADVGHDENIDFDTAARVVGRPLMEKLRDLTLRIYSEAAAYARTRGIIMADTKFEFGWALDAKGQPTDEVILIDEVLTPDSSRFWPASEFQPGRNQRSFDKQYVRDYLQGLVKAGQWDKTPPGPPLPEEIVRNTLARYEEARDRLFG, encoded by the coding sequence ATGACCAGTGCGAACGCCGTCTACCAGACCAATCTCCCCCTGCCCAACCGACGCCAGGGCAAGGTTCGCGACATCTACGCCCTGCCCCCGTCCGGCGGGAAACCGGGCCGCGTGGTCATCGTCGCCACCGACCGCATCAGCGCGTTTGACGTGGTGCTGCCCACGCCCGTCCCCGGCAAGGGCAAACTGCTGACCGAGATCAGCGTGCACTGGTTCGAGTTCATCCGGAAACTGGGGCTGGTTGGCGACCACCTCATTTCCACCGATCCCGCCGATCTGCCCGACTTGTCGCCCGTCGATCGTGAGTTGCTGGAGGGGCGCGTGATGATCGGGCGAGCCGCCAAGGTCATTCCCATCGAGTGCGTGGCCCGGGGATACATCACCGGGTCGGGCTGGACGGAATACCAGCAGACGGGCAAGGTATGCGGCATCGAGCTGCCGAAGAACCTGCGCGAATGCGAGCAGTTGCCGCAGCCCATCTTCACCCCCGCCACCAAGGCCGACGTGGGCCACGACGAGAATATCGACTTCGACACCGCCGCCCGCGTCGTGGGCCGGCCGCTCATGGAGAAACTGCGCGACCTCACGCTTCGCATCTATTCCGAGGCCGCCGCGTACGCCCGCACGCGCGGCATCATCATGGCCGACACCAAGTTCGAGTTCGGCTGGGCGCTGGACGCCAAGGGTCAGCCGACGGACGAGGTGATCCTCATCGACGAGGTGCTGACGCCCGACTCGTCTCGCTTCTGGCCCGCCTCTGAGTTTCAGCCGGGGCGCAACCAGCGATCCTTCGACAAGCAGTACGTGCGCGATTACCTGCAAGGGCTGGTGAAGGCGGGCCAGTGGGATAAGACGCCGCCCGGTCCTCCGCTGCCGGAGGAGATCGTGCGCAACACGCTGGCGCGATACGAGGAAGCACGCGACCGGCTCTTCGGGTGA
- a CDS encoding endo-1,4-beta-xylanase: MLRFAVFDDQGPAKSWALVNAHLLGPDDVAAPGDIRFERGEIICRKRGTQAVALALQYDAGPAGVLVLQTCLLPDSDRPYVLSHELARHRIKTFLAKCEEWQMFDLSADHPAMKSWEEARQLFTLGLNDADPVAQDRYGRESLARAIDATERLALAHAEVLLHRRYATKPASATTLGVRISPRKPPEAAAELLAKEFDLLYVPLIWRDLEVAEGQYDWAPVDRWMQWAHKNGRPVVAGPLLDFSARALPRWMYVWQHDYDTCRDMAYDHIEKVVNRYRNAVSIWSIAAGLNVNDNFRFTPAQMLDLTRMANLLVKQGNSIPAVRRGRTMLEIVQPFGEHVATQDDALPPLAYIDRATQEGIRVDCYGIRLPFGSGAGALRMRDLMQVSHILDRFFLLELPLLITGICVPSQPSASGDGGYWQEPWTPDVQTRWVGRIFGMALSKPHVESFFWSDLHDGEQNDIPHSGLIDANGQPKPALKRLIDMRRRLRKPLGPLKLPARNGA; the protein is encoded by the coding sequence ATGCTCCGCTTCGCCGTGTTCGATGACCAGGGTCCGGCGAAGTCGTGGGCGCTCGTCAACGCGCACCTGCTGGGACCGGATGACGTGGCGGCGCCCGGCGACATCCGGTTCGAGCGCGGTGAGATCATCTGCCGCAAGCGCGGCACGCAGGCGGTGGCGCTCGCCCTGCAATACGACGCCGGTCCGGCCGGCGTGCTGGTGCTCCAGACATGCCTGCTGCCGGATTCCGACCGCCCCTACGTGCTTTCGCACGAACTGGCGAGGCATCGCATCAAGACCTTTCTCGCCAAGTGCGAGGAGTGGCAGATGTTCGACCTGAGCGCTGATCACCCCGCCATGAAGTCGTGGGAGGAAGCGCGGCAGTTGTTCACGCTCGGCCTGAACGACGCCGACCCCGTGGCGCAGGATCGCTACGGTCGAGAGTCGCTGGCCCGGGCGATCGACGCCACGGAGCGGCTGGCGCTGGCCCACGCCGAGGTGCTGCTGCACCGGCGCTACGCGACGAAGCCCGCCTCCGCGACGACGCTGGGTGTGCGCATCTCCCCGCGCAAGCCGCCGGAGGCCGCCGCAGAGCTGCTCGCCAAGGAATTCGACCTGTTGTACGTGCCGCTGATCTGGCGCGACCTGGAGGTCGCCGAAGGCCAGTATGACTGGGCTCCGGTGGATCGCTGGATGCAGTGGGCGCACAAGAACGGTCGCCCGGTCGTCGCCGGACCGCTGCTGGACTTCTCCGCCCGCGCCCTGCCCAGGTGGATGTACGTGTGGCAGCACGACTACGACACCTGCCGCGACATGGCCTATGACCACATCGAGAAGGTGGTGAACCGTTATCGCAACGCGGTGTCGATCTGGTCCATCGCCGCGGGACTGAACGTGAATGACAACTTCAGGTTCACCCCCGCGCAGATGCTCGACCTGACGCGCATGGCCAATCTTCTCGTCAAGCAGGGGAACTCGATTCCGGCGGTTCGCCGGGGTCGGACCATGCTGGAGATCGTCCAGCCCTTCGGTGAGCACGTGGCGACCCAGGATGACGCCCTGCCCCCGCTGGCGTACATCGACCGGGCCACGCAGGAGGGCATCCGCGTCGATTGCTACGGCATCCGGCTGCCTTTCGGTTCCGGCGCCGGAGCGCTGCGGATGCGCGATCTGATGCAGGTGAGCCACATCCTCGATCGCTTCTTCCTGCTCGAACTGCCGCTGCTCATCACCGGCATCTGCGTGCCAAGCCAGCCGTCAGCGTCCGGCGACGGCGGGTATTGGCAGGAGCCGTGGACGCCTGACGTGCAGACCCGCTGGGTGGGCCGGATTTTCGGCATGGCGCTCTCCAAGCCCCACGTCGAGTCGTTCTTCTGGTCCGATCTTCACGATGGCGAACAGAACGACATTCCCCACTCGGGCCTGATCGACGCGAACGGCCAGCCCAAGCCCGCGCTGAAGCGGCTCATCGACATGCGGCGCCGCCTGCGCAAGCCGCTGGGGCCGCTCAAGCTGCCCGCGCGAAACGGTGCGTGA
- a CDS encoding helix-hairpin-helix domain-containing protein yields the protein MMPPEVDHAVAPSSPGESGAEEQRHQTTGNAAPHRPIAPAKPVSWGIILLVALAAAYVTIEAWRRPHRHTPPGGPAVAFQWPDNRVDINRAPAAEFTLLPGIGEVMAMRIVADREQHGPFSSVDNLRRVPGIGERTIERVRDFVVCDPPDAGTPTRRE from the coding sequence GTGATGCCGCCCGAGGTGGACCATGCCGTCGCTCCGTCATCACCGGGCGAATCCGGGGCGGAAGAGCAACGTCATCAGACGACGGGCAACGCCGCGCCCCACCGGCCGATTGCACCGGCGAAACCCGTGTCATGGGGCATCATCCTGCTGGTCGCGTTGGCTGCGGCGTACGTCACCATCGAGGCGTGGCGGCGCCCTCACCGTCACACTCCGCCTGGCGGACCGGCCGTGGCCTTTCAGTGGCCTGACAACCGCGTGGACATCAACCGTGCTCCCGCAGCCGAGTTCACGCTGCTGCCCGGCATCGGCGAGGTCATGGCGATGCGCATTGTCGCCGACCGTGAGCAGCATGGCCCTTTTTCGTCAGTCGATAACCTGCGGCGCGTTCCCGGCATCGGCGAGCGAACCATCGAGCGAGTGCGTGATTTCGTCGTGTGCGATCCACCCGACGCCGGGACGCCGACCCGCCGGGAGTGA